One part of the Halopenitus persicus genome encodes these proteins:
- the meaB gene encoding methylmalonyl Co-A mutase-associated GTPase MeaB, giving the protein MPGRGENVDPDAVVDALLAGDERTLARVISRIENRTEGVRPVLARLSRHAGEATVIGITGAPGAGKSTLVDGLVDAYRERDLTVGVLAIDPSSPYSGGAVLGDRIRMHRDGDAGVFVRSMSARGRLGGLSRAAAEAVTVLDAAGFDVVLIETVGAGQNEVDVVRAADTVAVLVQPESGDDVQLLKAGVLEIADVFVVNKADLEGASRTVARLEEMRRLRERATTDRSSETDEWTPPIVETVATTGTGIADLIDALDAHRNHLIETDGFATTARSRHAATIRALLRADLEALLETTLERQGGIDGLVRRVEAGETDPYAAVESMVAPIEDCLEDR; this is encoded by the coding sequence ATGCCAGGTCGGGGTGAGAACGTCGACCCGGACGCGGTCGTCGACGCTCTGCTCGCGGGCGACGAGCGAACGCTCGCGCGCGTCATCAGCCGGATCGAGAACCGCACCGAGGGCGTCCGTCCGGTCCTCGCCCGGCTCTCCCGTCACGCCGGCGAGGCGACCGTGATCGGGATCACCGGCGCACCCGGTGCGGGGAAATCGACCCTGGTCGACGGGCTCGTCGACGCCTATCGCGAACGCGATCTGACCGTCGGGGTCCTCGCGATCGATCCGTCCTCCCCGTACTCCGGCGGAGCCGTTCTCGGGGACCGGATCCGGATGCACCGGGACGGCGACGCGGGCGTCTTCGTTCGCTCGATGAGCGCTCGCGGTCGCCTCGGCGGACTGTCCCGGGCGGCCGCCGAGGCCGTCACCGTCCTCGACGCCGCCGGCTTCGACGTGGTCCTGATCGAGACCGTCGGCGCGGGGCAAAACGAGGTGGACGTCGTTCGCGCCGCCGACACCGTCGCCGTGCTCGTCCAGCCCGAATCCGGGGACGACGTCCAGCTGCTCAAGGCGGGCGTTCTGGAGATCGCGGACGTCTTCGTCGTGAACAAGGCGGACCTGGAGGGGGCGAGCCGGACCGTCGCCCGGCTCGAGGAGATGCGGCGCCTGCGCGAGCGGGCGACGACCGACCGCTCGTCCGAGACCGACGAATGGACGCCACCGATCGTGGAGACCGTCGCGACGACGGGGACGGGGATCGCCGACCTGATCGACGCCCTCGACGCCCACCGGAACCACCTGATCGAGACCGACGGGTTTGCGACGACCGCCCGCAGCCGCCACGCTGCCACGATACGCGCCCTGCTCCGTGCGGACCTCGAGGCGCTTCTCGAGACGACGCTCGAACGGCAGGGCGGGATCGACGGCCTCGTCCGGCGCGTGGAGGCGGGCGAAACGGACCCCTACGCCGCCGTCGAGTCGATGGTCGCTCCGATCGAGGACTGCCTCGAGGATCGCTGA
- a CDS encoding alpha/beta fold hydrolase, translating into MNRPRLLGGLALGAGAVAAWTRRSRIDPDALEPALDGEERSYRWRGMDVAYVVAGDPDAQPLVLVHGVNAAGSAGEWRAVFDALAEEYRVIAPDLPGFGRSDRPALRYSAALYTDFLREFLATFDRPRVIASSLSAAYVADVAGDPDVDLRSLLLVVPTTVAGPDPPKTWLRELLRSPVLGEALFGLIASKPSIRYFNADHGYDDPDAVGEDWIDYEWRTAHVAGARFAPASFIAGHLNAAVTLSDALETAAVPVTLVWGRETELTPLSEGRELATAVDCPLVVFDRAKLLPHVEHPEAFLGVVADHLA; encoded by the coding sequence ATGAACCGACCACGACTCCTCGGCGGACTCGCGCTCGGTGCCGGCGCCGTCGCGGCCTGGACGCGACGCTCCCGCATCGATCCGGACGCACTCGAGCCCGCCTTGGACGGCGAGGAACGGTCGTATCGGTGGCGCGGGATGGACGTCGCCTACGTCGTCGCCGGCGACCCCGATGCCCAACCGCTGGTGCTCGTGCACGGGGTCAACGCCGCCGGCTCAGCCGGCGAGTGGCGAGCGGTCTTCGACGCCCTCGCCGAGGAGTACCGGGTGATCGCGCCGGACCTGCCCGGATTCGGCCGGTCCGACCGCCCGGCGCTGCGCTACTCGGCTGCCCTGTACACGGATTTCCTTCGGGAGTTCCTCGCGACGTTCGACCGGCCGCGGGTCATCGCCTCCTCGCTGTCGGCCGCCTACGTCGCCGACGTCGCCGGCGATCCGGACGTCGACCTGCGGAGCCTCCTGCTGGTCGTTCCGACGACCGTTGCCGGCCCCGACCCGCCGAAGACGTGGCTCCGCGAGCTCCTCCGGTCGCCCGTCCTCGGCGAGGCGCTCTTCGGACTGATCGCCTCGAAGCCCTCGATCCGCTATTTCAACGCCGACCACGGCTACGACGACCCCGACGCGGTCGGGGAGGACTGGATCGACTACGAGTGGCGGACCGCCCACGTCGCCGGCGCCCGGTTCGCGCCGGCCTCCTTCATCGCGGGCCACCTCAACGCCGCGGTGACCCTGTCGGACGCGCTCGAGACGGCGGCCGTCCCGGTCACGCTCGTGTGGGGGCGCGAGACGGAGCTCACGCCGCTTTCGGAGGGTCGCGAGCTCGCGACGGCGGTCGACTGTCCGCTCGTGGTCTTCGACCGTGCAAAGCTGTTGCCCCACGTCGAACATCCCGAGGCGTTCCTCGGAGTCGTCGCGGACCACCTCGCCTGA
- a CDS encoding DUF7260 family protein, whose product MSLSSTASVSFRIGARDPLAAECADLTCQTADLLADPAVVSVIVFASIAVFAAFAYIADASSHVREERRRVVDERDAFEEFTDRLRRVTPRESGTTAEPAGHGAVRLAGFPPDSADPPDDGLVQTREAYRETVMSVPHYAEEYDDSFPMSVAEELGEDVARAIQTEDRLPPALRTTLLDRGQSAAQARERLLSAVDAELAELESSNARLERVERTRNNLEAHLAEGRSKPSFDALVDVWRSLGDLEKSCEEVVSDRQELLRDPPFTRRTERDPDFYAYLYEGLEGPRHPVLATVAEVVDHIRSDRRTLEDRIARID is encoded by the coding sequence ATGTCACTTTCGTCGACCGCAAGCGTCTCCTTCCGTATCGGCGCGCGGGACCCTCTGGCCGCGGAATGTGCCGATCTAACCTGTCAGACGGCGGATCTCCTCGCGGATCCGGCGGTCGTCTCGGTCATCGTGTTCGCCTCAATCGCCGTCTTCGCGGCGTTCGCGTACATCGCCGACGCGAGTTCGCACGTTCGTGAGGAGCGACGCCGGGTCGTCGACGAACGGGACGCCTTCGAGGAGTTCACCGACCGGCTCCGGCGCGTCACGCCACGTGAATCGGGAACGACTGCCGAACCGGCCGGGCACGGCGCGGTTCGACTGGCCGGGTTCCCGCCGGATTCCGCGGATCCGCCCGATGACGGGTTGGTTCAGACGCGCGAGGCGTACCGCGAGACCGTGATGTCGGTGCCACACTACGCCGAGGAATACGACGATTCGTTCCCGATGAGCGTCGCCGAGGAACTCGGCGAGGACGTCGCGAGGGCGATCCAAACGGAGGATCGACTCCCGCCGGCGCTGCGGACGACGCTTTTGGACCGCGGGCAAAGCGCGGCGCAGGCACGGGAGCGGCTGCTGTCGGCAGTCGACGCCGAGCTGGCGGAGCTGGAGTCCTCGAACGCTCGGCTCGAACGCGTCGAGCGTACCCGGAACAACCTCGAGGCCCACCTCGCGGAGGGCCGATCGAAGCCGTCCTTCGACGCCTTAGTCGACGTGTGGCGGTCCCTCGGTGACCTCGAGAAGTCCTGCGAGGAGGTCGTCTCGGACCGGCAGGAACTGCTTCGGGACCCGCCGTTCACCCGCCGCACCGAACGCGACCCCGACTTCTATGCGTACCTCTACGAAGGTCTCGAGGGACCGCGACACCCCGTCTTGGCCACGGTCGCGGAAGTGGTCGACCACATTCGGTCGGATCGGCGAACCCTTGAGGACCGGATCGCGCGGATCGACTGA
- a CDS encoding cobalamin B12-binding domain-containing protein produces MHTTADRPIRCLIAKVGLDGHDRGAHVIARAFRDAGFEVVYSGLHRSPEEIVRAAIQEDVDVLGISILSGAHDTLVPDVIEGLRKAGAFADTLVLVGGIVPPEDERRLKELGVAEVFGPGTPTGETVAFVREHVRERV; encoded by the coding sequence ATGCACACGACGGCGGACCGGCCGATCCGGTGTCTGATCGCCAAGGTCGGCCTCGACGGTCACGACCGTGGCGCGCACGTCATCGCTCGCGCGTTCCGTGACGCCGGCTTCGAGGTCGTCTACTCGGGGCTGCACCGATCCCCCGAGGAGATCGTCCGGGCGGCGATCCAGGAGGACGTGGACGTTCTCGGGATCTCGATCCTCTCGGGTGCCCACGACACCCTCGTCCCCGACGTGATCGAGGGACTTCGGAAGGCCGGCGCCTTCGCGGACACGCTCGTTCTCGTCGGCGGCATCGTTCCCCCCGAGGACGAACGCCGGCTGAAGGAGCTCGGCGTGGCCGAGGTCTTCGGACCGGGAACACCCACGGGAGAGACGGTCGCGTTCGTCCGCGAGCACGTCCGGGAGCGTGTCTAA
- a CDS encoding Zn-ribbon domain-containing OB-fold protein — MVRNTGYDEWLDAVADGEGYALTCPNGHASLPPRHVCPDCGVTDLSETALPSAGTVETFTVVHVGTPAFADETPYVTAIADFGSVRLTGVVRGVDPETEADDEQQTNPEPIAIGDPVEAGVERRSNGDRTLVFDPVEE, encoded by the coding sequence ATCGTCCGAAACACGGGATACGACGAGTGGCTCGACGCGGTCGCGGACGGCGAGGGCTACGCCCTCACGTGTCCGAACGGGCACGCGTCGCTGCCGCCGCGGCACGTCTGTCCCGACTGCGGCGTGACCGACCTCTCGGAGACGGCGCTTCCGTCAGCGGGGACCGTCGAGACGTTCACCGTCGTCCACGTGGGCACGCCGGCGTTCGCCGACGAGACGCCCTACGTGACCGCGATCGCCGACTTCGGGTCGGTTCGGCTCACCGGGGTCGTTCGCGGAGTCGATCCAGAGACGGAAGCGGACGACGAACAGCAGACGAACCCGGAGCCGATCGCGATCGGCGATCCGGTCGAGGCGGGCGTCGAGCGGCGGTCAAACGGGGACCGAACGCTCGTCTTCGATCCCGTCGAGGAGTAG